In the Geobacter sp. FeAm09 genome, one interval contains:
- a CDS encoding ribbon-helix-helix protein, CopG family, which yields MSYPRNAVTRDPKPSKRSLRKKKEKTEQLQNIISLRINDDEKRALEKLTKSTSKNISEIMREAIALWSQNRRKLCLD from the coding sequence ATGTCATACCCAAGGAATGCGGTCACCAGGGACCCGAAGCCGTCCAAAAGGAGCCTGAGAAAGAAAAAGGAGAAGACCGAGCAACTGCAGAATATCATTTCACTGCGCATCAACGACGACGAGAAGAGGGCGCTGGAAAAGCTGACAAAGTCCACGTCCAAGAACATTTCCGAGATCATGAGAGAGGCGATTGCCCTGTGGAGCCAGAACCGGCGCAAACTGT